The following are from one region of the Gloeomargarita lithophora Alchichica-D10 genome:
- a CDS encoding class I SAM-dependent methyltransferase: MSAPVLTPDQRQKLDTSDDQLFYDFPRLVTHVDAGFIQKLTQLYRERLTPGGKILDLMSSWVAHLPPEMAFSEVVGHGMNQEELAKNPRLNRYFVQNLNQNQKLPLEDNTFDAVLNTVSVQYLQHPEPIFQEIYRILKPGGTLIVSFSNRMFYQKAIQVWREGTDQTRIQLVKQYIQGVPGFSKPEVVIQNNLSVNPVLALLGLGVSDPFFAILAHKQEDI; encoded by the coding sequence ATGTCTGCGCCCGTCCTCACCCCCGACCAACGCCAAAAACTCGATACCAGTGACGATCAATTATTTTACGATTTCCCCCGGTTGGTCACCCATGTGGATGCAGGGTTTATCCAAAAATTGACCCAACTTTATCGAGAGCGACTAACACCGGGGGGTAAAATCCTGGATTTAATGAGCAGTTGGGTGGCTCATTTACCGCCGGAAATGGCATTTTCCGAAGTAGTCGGGCATGGCATGAATCAGGAAGAATTGGCTAAAAATCCCCGGCTCAACCGCTACTTTGTCCAAAACTTAAATCAAAATCAAAAACTCCCCCTGGAGGATAATACTTTTGATGCGGTATTAAATACGGTTTCCGTGCAGTATCTCCAGCATCCCGAACCCATATTCCAAGAAATTTATCGCATCCTCAAACCTGGTGGGACTTTAATTGTGAGTTTCTCTAACCGAATGTTTTATCAAAAAGCGATTCAGGTGTGGCGAGAGGGCACGGATCAAACCCGGATTCAGTTGGTTAAACAATACATCCAAGGGGTTCCCGGCTTCAGTAAACCGGAAGTGGTAATTCAAAATAATTTATCCGTAAATCCGGTTTTAGCGTTGCTGGGTTTGGGGGTGAGTGACCCATTTTTTGCAATATTGGCTCATAAGCAAGAAGACATATAA
- a CDS encoding ABC1 kinase family protein — translation MPSGSDNSDLSLPSIIMLSGFARTTERQGEIAEILLRNGWKFMRQLLLGKKVGEPELPPPAVLRQILVELGPVYVKLGQLLSTRADILPASYTQALSALQSKVPAVDWEEMEVMIRRELPQPYGTVFAHVNPQPVAAGSIGQTYRATLADGTAVALKVQRPGIGPVIDQDVTLLRSLAALVAQTEWGQSLNLVTLVDEFSAVLVRELDFTQEAQFTRTIGANLHQSPWPEVQTLRVPRVYGELSTSRLLVLEWLDGLPLLAGYRTTAQTQGGAIARMLLRAFFQQICLDGLFHADPHPGNFFYLQDGQVALLDFGNVASFDPRTQGLITELLLALVTLEPRRCVQLTLELSESPRPDDLNQLEQDFGRLLRRYYPRSLGQVNFGQLLGDILETARQNRVRLPGSMGVLARTLAYLENIGRELDPQFDLVGELRPLMGRLLQQQFLGADGMPALWQTALDLRSLSLDSPRQVELLLQRVNSENLRWQVNLPDMELLQRALDTASSRLSYSVVVGAFIIGAAIIFDRGQANIQVFLGAGLLLVGAMTLGFWLLFRILRPNRLR, via the coding sequence GTGCCATCGGGGTCAGACAATTCTGACCTCTCGTTACCTAGTATCATCATGCTCTCTGGTTTTGCCCGGACGACCGAACGCCAAGGGGAAATTGCCGAAATTCTCCTACGCAATGGCTGGAAATTTATGCGGCAACTCCTGCTGGGGAAAAAGGTGGGGGAGCCGGAATTGCCCCCCCCGGCGGTACTGCGGCAAATTTTGGTGGAATTGGGGCCGGTGTATGTCAAGTTGGGGCAATTGTTGAGCACCCGGGCGGATATTCTCCCGGCCAGCTACACCCAGGCATTGAGTGCCCTGCAAAGTAAAGTCCCGGCGGTGGATTGGGAGGAAATGGAGGTGATGATTCGCCGGGAATTGCCCCAACCCTACGGCACGGTTTTTGCCCATGTGAATCCCCAACCGGTGGCCGCCGGTTCGATTGGTCAGACCTACCGGGCGACCTTGGCGGATGGGACGGCGGTGGCGCTCAAGGTGCAACGGCCGGGAATTGGCCCGGTGATTGACCAGGATGTGACCCTACTGCGCTCTTTGGCCGCCCTGGTGGCGCAAACGGAATGGGGGCAGAGTTTGAATCTGGTCACCCTGGTGGATGAATTTAGTGCGGTGCTGGTGCGGGAATTGGATTTCACCCAGGAGGCGCAGTTTACCCGCACGATTGGTGCCAATTTACACCAGTCTCCCTGGCCGGAGGTGCAGACGTTGCGGGTGCCGCGGGTGTATGGGGAGTTGAGTACCAGCCGTCTGTTGGTGCTGGAGTGGTTGGACGGGTTGCCCCTGCTGGCCGGGTATCGCACCACGGCGCAAACCCAGGGTGGCGCCATTGCCCGGATGCTCCTGCGGGCATTTTTTCAACAGATTTGTCTGGACGGGTTGTTTCACGCCGACCCCCATCCGGGGAATTTTTTCTACCTCCAGGATGGCCAGGTCGCCCTGTTGGATTTTGGCAATGTGGCCAGTTTTGACCCCCGTACCCAGGGGCTAATCACGGAACTATTGCTGGCTTTGGTGACCCTGGAACCCCGCCGGTGTGTGCAGTTGACCTTGGAATTGTCCGAATCCCCCCGCCCGGATGACCTGAACCAGTTGGAGCAGGATTTTGGGCGGCTGTTGCGCCGGTATTACCCCCGTAGTCTGGGGCAGGTGAATTTTGGCCAACTGCTGGGGGATATTTTGGAAACCGCCCGCCAGAACCGGGTGCGCTTGCCGGGTAGCATGGGGGTTTTAGCCCGGACGTTGGCCTATTTGGAAAATATTGGGCGGGAACTCGACCCCCAGTTTGACCTGGTGGGGGAACTGCGGCCCTTGATGGGGCGGCTACTGCAACAGCAATTTCTCGGTGCCGATGGTATGCCCGCCCTCTGGCAGACCGCTTTGGATTTGCGCTCCCTGTCCTTGGATTCCCCCCGCCAGGTGGAGTTACTGCTCCAGCGGGTCAATTCGGAAAATTTGCGCTGGCAGGTCAATCTACCGGATATGGAACTGCTCCAACGGGCATTGGATACGGCTTCTAGTCGTCTGTCCTACAGTGTGGTAGTGGGGGCATTTATCATCGGAGCGGCGATCATTTTTGACCGGGGACAGGCCAATATCCAGGTATTTTTGGGGGCGGGGTTACTGCTGGTGGGGGCAATGACCCTGGGGTTTTGGCTGTTGTTTAGGATTTTGCGCCCGAATCGGTTGCGCTAG
- a CDS encoding mannose-1-phosphate guanyltransferase, giving the protein MRAVLMAGGAGTRLRPLTCDLPKPLMPVLNRPIAEHTLAWLRGHGLTELIMTLHYLPDMVQSYFQDGREFGVQLSYVVEELRPLGTAGGVRQVAALLPETFVVVSGDVITDGNLQAAIGFHRERGAKMTVILTQVPDPGEFGVVITDGDGRVVRLLEKPTPGEVFSDRVNTGAYIVEPEILAYLAPDQPADFAQDLLPQLLAAGEPVYGFVSGGYWCDVGNLERYRQVQWDALTGRVRLASAYRQVQTGVWLGEQVRLDPSVVWEPPVLIGHHCRIGAGVRLGAGTVIGDHVTVGAQADLKRPVLFNGVMVGEESHLRACVVGRGSRIGRRVQILEGAVLGHLCTVGEEAQVQSGCRIWPGKYIEPGATVHTNLIWGTGARRHLFGARGVAGLANVDITPELAIRLGAAFGSCLAPGAQVQVSRDQRKVSRMISRSIISGLMSVGVQVQNLEANAIPISRLVGRVLGVDGGVHVRLDPDQAGHVLIEFLDNQGINIPPTLEKKIEATLIREEFRRAALADIGDMTVPGRVADIYRGAFQQQLHVEAIRQSRAKVVVDYAHGVSGAVLPELLVGYGCDPLVLNASLRQTPLSAEERESLLQQLGRVVEAVRAHLGVQVNANGERLVLVDETGTAMQGSLLTAVVMELILAGQGRGTVAVPVTTSSLVEQVARYHEGRVLRTKANATALMRIGQDQPRILCAGSGELGFIFPQLHPGFDAMFTIAKILELLTVQERSLAQIRTHLPSVVWKTQTIHCPWRLKGAWMRHLVETHTPDALDLTDGVRIFPQGYDPDHWVLFLPDATEPLLHLVVNGLEREWVTHWGQTYRQRLQEFMEQSEV; this is encoded by the coding sequence ATGCGGGCGGTGCTGATGGCGGGGGGGGCGGGCACCCGACTGCGCCCTTTGACCTGTGATTTGCCGAAGCCGCTGATGCCGGTGTTGAACCGTCCGATTGCGGAGCATACCTTGGCCTGGTTGCGGGGGCATGGGCTGACGGAGTTGATTATGACGTTGCATTATTTGCCGGACATGGTGCAGTCCTATTTCCAGGATGGACGGGAGTTTGGGGTGCAGCTTTCCTATGTGGTGGAGGAATTGCGACCCCTGGGGACGGCGGGCGGTGTGCGGCAGGTGGCGGCTCTTTTGCCGGAGACCTTTGTGGTGGTGAGCGGAGATGTGATCACGGATGGGAATTTGCAGGCCGCCATTGGGTTTCACCGGGAACGGGGGGCGAAAATGACGGTGATTTTGACCCAGGTGCCTGACCCGGGGGAGTTTGGGGTGGTGATTACCGATGGGGACGGGCGGGTGGTGCGGCTGTTGGAGAAACCCACGCCGGGGGAGGTGTTTTCCGACCGGGTGAATACGGGGGCGTATATTGTGGAGCCGGAGATTTTAGCGTATCTGGCTCCCGATCAACCGGCGGATTTTGCCCAGGATTTATTGCCCCAATTGTTGGCGGCGGGGGAGCCGGTGTACGGGTTTGTCAGCGGGGGCTACTGGTGCGATGTGGGGAATTTGGAACGCTATCGCCAGGTGCAGTGGGATGCTTTGACGGGGCGGGTGCGCTTGGCTTCGGCCTATCGCCAGGTGCAAACCGGGGTCTGGTTGGGGGAACAGGTGCGCCTTGACCCGTCGGTGGTGTGGGAGCCGCCGGTGCTGATCGGCCATCATTGCCGCATCGGGGCGGGGGTGCGCCTGGGGGCGGGCACGGTGATTGGGGATCATGTCACGGTGGGGGCGCAGGCGGATTTGAAACGCCCGGTGCTGTTCAATGGGGTGATGGTGGGGGAGGAAAGTCACCTGCGGGCGTGCGTGGTGGGGCGGGGCAGTCGGATTGGGCGCCGGGTGCAGATTTTGGAGGGGGCGGTGCTGGGGCATCTCTGCACCGTGGGGGAGGAGGCTCAGGTGCAAAGCGGCTGTCGCATTTGGCCGGGGAAATATATTGAACCGGGGGCAACGGTACATACCAATTTAATTTGGGGGACGGGTGCCCGGCGGCATTTATTCGGGGCGCGGGGGGTGGCGGGGTTGGCCAATGTGGATATTACCCCGGAGTTGGCGATTCGGTTGGGGGCGGCCTTTGGTTCCTGTTTAGCGCCGGGGGCGCAGGTGCAGGTGTCGCGGGATCAACGGAAAGTCTCCCGGATGATTTCCCGTTCGATTATTTCGGGGCTGATGTCCGTGGGGGTACAGGTGCAAAACCTGGAGGCCAATGCCATTCCCATCAGCCGTTTGGTGGGACGGGTGTTGGGGGTGGACGGGGGGGTACATGTGCGGCTCGACCCAGACCAGGCGGGGCATGTGTTGATTGAGTTTTTGGACAACCAGGGGATCAACATTCCCCCCACCCTAGAGAAAAAAATTGAGGCCACCCTGATCCGGGAGGAATTTCGGCGGGCGGCACTGGCGGATATTGGCGACATGACCGTGCCGGGACGGGTAGCGGACATCTACCGGGGGGCGTTTCAGCAACAACTGCACGTCGAGGCGATTCGCCAATCCCGTGCCAAGGTGGTGGTTGACTACGCCCACGGGGTATCGGGGGCGGTACTGCCGGAGTTGTTGGTGGGCTACGGCTGTGACCCCTTGGTGCTGAATGCCAGCCTACGGCAAACCCCCCTCAGTGCCGAGGAACGGGAAAGCCTGCTGCAACAGTTGGGGCGGGTGGTGGAAGCAGTGCGGGCGCACCTGGGGGTGCAGGTGAATGCCAATGGGGAGCGGCTGGTGCTGGTGGATGAAACCGGAACGGCCATGCAGGGTTCCCTGCTGACGGCGGTGGTGATGGAGTTGATTTTGGCGGGGCAGGGGCGGGGCACGGTGGCGGTGCCGGTGACCACCAGTAGTTTGGTGGAGCAGGTGGCACGTTACCACGAAGGCCGGGTGCTACGGACAAAAGCCAATGCCACCGCCTTAATGCGAATTGGCCAAGACCAGCCCCGGATTTTGTGCGCCGGGAGCGGCGAATTGGGGTTTATTTTTCCCCAACTGCACCCCGGTTTTGATGCCATGTTTACCATTGCCAAAATCCTGGAACTATTAACGGTGCAGGAGCGTTCCCTGGCGCAAATTCGCACCCATTTACCCAGCGTGGTCTGGAAAACCCAAACCATCCATTGTCCTTGGCGGCTAAAAGGGGCGTGGATGCGTCATTTGGTAGAAACCCATACCCCGGATGCCCTGGACTTGACCGATGGGGTGCGGATTTTTCCCCAGGGCTATGACCCGGATCATTGGGTGTTGTTTTTGCCCGATGCCACCGAGCCGCTTTTGCATTTGGTGGTGAATGGTTTAGAGCGGGAATGGGTCACCCATTGGGGACAAACCTACCGCCAACGCCTGCAAGAGTTTATGGAACAA
- a CDS encoding NADH-quinone oxidoreductase subunit J, with product MTLADGVQIVSFAILSLMMLSAALGVVLLNNIVYSAFLLGGVFISLSGLYVLLNADFVAAAQILIYVGAVNVLILFAIMLVNKREVFAPLPRTGLRNLLTTLVCFGLLALLGTMIVTTPWAVNLGAHPASSVVRIGQHFFSGFLLPFELASVLLLMALIGAVVIARRELVPEPEFSQGPSLSLAERPRPEVPTLAGRGEES from the coding sequence GTGACCTTGGCAGATGGGGTACAGATTGTCAGTTTCGCCATTTTAAGTTTGATGATGTTGTCCGCCGCCCTGGGGGTGGTTTTGCTCAACAACATTGTCTATTCCGCCTTTCTGCTGGGGGGAGTATTTATTAGCCTGTCCGGGTTGTATGTGTTGTTGAATGCGGATTTTGTGGCCGCCGCTCAGATTTTGATCTATGTGGGGGCGGTGAATGTGCTGATCCTATTTGCCATTATGTTGGTGAATAAACGGGAAGTCTTTGCGCCCTTACCCCGCACGGGTCTGCGAAATTTATTAACCACTTTGGTGTGTTTTGGTCTCCTCGCCCTGCTGGGTACCATGATCGTGACGACCCCTTGGGCGGTGAATCTGGGTGCCCATCCGGCCAGTTCCGTTGTCCGCATTGGGCAACATTTCTTTAGTGGGTTTCTCTTGCCTTTTGAATTGGCCTCGGTGTTACTGCTGATGGCCTTGATTGGGGCGGTGGTGATTGCCCGCCGGGAGTTGGTGCCGGAGCCGGAGTTTTCCCAAGGGCCATCGTTGAGTTTGGCGGAACGACCCCGCCCGGAAGTGCCGACGTTGGCTGGTCGGGGTGAGGAATCGTGA
- the ndhI gene encoding NAD(P)H-quinone oxidoreductase subunit I, whose amino-acid sequence MFKFLTKVAAYGRDAVQAARYIGQGLSVTFDHMNRRPVTVQYPYEKLIPSERFRGRIHFEFDKCIACEVCVRVCPINLPVVDWEYNKEMKKKELKHYSIDFGVCIFCGNCVEYCPTNCLSMTEEYELSTYDRHELNYDNHALGRLPVNVTQDPMVQPIRGLAYLPKGVMEGHAVPHTERRAGLRPEELVEQMES is encoded by the coding sequence ATGTTCAAATTTCTCACCAAGGTAGCGGCCTACGGGCGGGATGCGGTGCAAGCGGCTCGTTATATTGGTCAGGGTTTGTCCGTTACCTTTGACCACATGAATCGGCGACCGGTAACGGTGCAATACCCCTACGAGAAGTTGATTCCCTCGGAGCGGTTTCGGGGACGGATTCATTTTGAATTTGATAAATGTATCGCCTGCGAAGTCTGTGTGCGGGTCTGCCCGATCAACCTACCGGTGGTGGATTGGGAATACAACAAGGAAATGAAGAAAAAAGAACTCAAACACTACAGTATTGATTTCGGGGTCTGTATTTTCTGCGGCAATTGTGTAGAGTATTGTCCCACCAATTGTCTTTCGATGACGGAAGAATACGAGCTTTCGACCTACGACCGCCATGAACTCAACTACGACAATCATGCCCTAGGTCGTCTGCCGGTGAATGTGACCCAAGACCCGATGGTACAACCGATCCGGGGACTGGCCTACCTGCCCAAGGGGGTGATGGAAGGTCATGCGGTGCCCCACACGGAGCGCCGGGCGGGTCTGCGCCCGGAGGAACTGGTCGAGCAGATGGAAAGCTAG
- a CDS encoding HEAT repeat domain-containing protein, whose amino-acid sequence MVNLAQLFAQLESPQLKDRLLALVALREVSPVDAFPLLKKALGDESLQIRSMAVFGLGVKPTPECFPLLVNLLESDPDYGIRADAAGALGYLLDVRGVEPLIHALYEDTEWLVRFSAAVSLGNLGDERAYDVLMQALSAPEPVIQQAVIAALGEIGAVAAVERLLTFVQAEDWLVRQRLAEALGNLPSPKTRAALQYLAKDNHPQVRSAADYSLSRLVR is encoded by the coding sequence ATGGTCAATCTGGCGCAGTTATTCGCGCAGTTGGAGAGTCCCCAACTCAAGGATCGGTTGTTGGCGTTGGTGGCACTGCGGGAGGTATCCCCGGTGGATGCGTTTCCCCTGTTGAAAAAAGCCCTGGGAGATGAGAGTTTACAAATCCGTTCGATGGCGGTGTTTGGGCTGGGGGTGAAGCCGACCCCAGAGTGTTTCCCGTTGTTGGTGAATTTATTGGAAAGCGACCCGGACTATGGTATTCGTGCCGATGCCGCCGGGGCGTTGGGCTATTTATTAGATGTGCGGGGGGTGGAGCCGCTGATCCATGCCCTGTACGAGGACACGGAATGGTTGGTGCGTTTCAGTGCCGCCGTCTCCCTGGGGAATTTGGGGGATGAACGTGCCTACGATGTGCTAATGCAAGCCCTGTCTGCCCCGGAACCGGTGATCCAGCAGGCGGTGATTGCCGCCCTGGGGGAAATTGGTGCGGTGGCCGCCGTGGAGCGGTTGTTGACCTTTGTGCAGGCGGAGGATTGGCTGGTACGCCAACGGTTGGCGGAAGCCCTGGGGAATCTACCGAGTCCCAAGACCCGGGCGGCTCTGCAATATTTAGCAAAAGATAACCATCCACAAGTCCGGTCAGCGGCGGATTACAGCCTGTCCCGGTTGGTGAGATGA